A stretch of DNA from Leopardus geoffroyi isolate Oge1 chromosome B3, O.geoffroyi_Oge1_pat1.0, whole genome shotgun sequence:
CCGTGAATCGTGGGGACATGTTCGGGGGCTTTTGAGCGGAGACCCAGGAGCCCAGCTGCCGCGCCCCGGGTCAGCGCGTGTTTCGCTTTACAAGAACCTGCCACGCGGTTCAAGAACCACCAGCAGCGCGTGAGGGCGCTCCCAAAGCCCGGTACCGGTGGTGGCCTTCGTGCGAGCCGTTCTGGAGGGTGCGCCGAGGTCTCCCGTGGTTTCACCTTGCCCTTCTTCCCTGGTGGCCAGTGGTGTCTCACACCTTCTCCACGTGAACTGCCCGCCTgccgtcttctgcccatttttaaattcagtcGATGGTTGTGTTGTTCCTGAATTGTGTTTCGCACGTTCTGGACACGAGTCCTTTGTCAGTTACCAGTGTGACACGTGTTACCTCCCACTCTGTGGCTTGCCGTTTTGAagattgggttttgttttttttcttctttgacagCTTCGAGATAGAATTCTAAATCGTGTCTCTAGAGTATAATTTTTaggtcctcttttcttttctggtgCAGGCTTTTGTTGTTGTAGCTAAGAAATCTCGACCCCCTCCGAGGCTGTGATGATTTTCTCCGATGTCTCTTCCgggatttttatggctttagcTTACTTTTCGGTCTACGAGCTGTTCCACCTCCGTCTCCGTGTGCGGTGTTCGCTAAGGGTAAGCCCTCCCCCTGTTATCTTAGTAATAAAACACACAGAGCTGCACTTTGAAAGACCAGGTCACAAACCGAGCCAGAAATGTCACTGATTCCCCAGTGTTGCTCTGTTAACGAGATCGCTGTGGTATAAAGGTCAGGGTCTGTGGTCTCTTGTGCAAATGTATTCCAGCTGGCAGGACCCGGACACACACTTCCTGTTATGTCCACTCGTGATGCTTCCTCCCTACACTTAGCTCTGGTTCATGCCAACACACAGTAGGACCTCACGCACTGAGCGGGGGGCGGGAGGCACCGAGGTGAAACGGGGTAGAAATGTTCCCATTCAGGGCAGACGCAAGGCCCAGGTACTTGGCTCTCAGATGGACTTGGCTGAATACGCCAAAGTCACTTCTGCAAGAAACGTTTCCCTGCTGACCTGCCCCAGTGTCGTATCCCCAGTGTTAATCCCATGGGACTcaaggcgcctggggggctcagtcggttgagcatctgagttcagctcaggtcatgatctcacggttcgtgggttcgagccccacgtcgggctctgtgctgacagctcggagcctggagcccgcttctgattctgtgtctccctccctctctgcccctcccccgctggtgctctctctctctctctctctctctctctctctctctctctctcaaaaacaaataaacataaaagaattaaaaaattaaaacacataaaaaaattaaatgaaacaaaaaagtaaacataaaaaattaaatgaaacgtaaaaaattaaacataaaaaataaaaataaacattaaaaaataaaaataaaaaacataaaaaaattaaacataaaaaaataaaaataaacatgaaaaattttttacaaaaggaACCACAGGAGACCATTAACTACAGAAAACCAACAGACGGTCACcggaggagaggtgggtgaggcATAGGGGACAAGGGGGCGGAGATCAGGGAGAGCACTTACCAGGATGGGATGAGCTGATAGAAAGGCCAAGTCTACAGGTGTCTTGTTCTCATGGGAAGCAGTAAGACTGGGGCGGTgagagtgtgcgtgcatgtgAAATCTGTGTGCAGGTGTGCAGAGTAGACCCCTACTTTAAGAgtgatttctggggcgcctgggtggctcggtcggctgagcgtccgacttcggctcatgtcatgatctcgcggttcgtgggttcgagccccgcgttgggctctgtgcctgcagcctgttgggattctgtgtctccctctctctctgcccctcccctgctcacactctgtctctctctctctctcaaaaataaataaacataaaaaaatttttgaagagtgATTTCTAAGGGGGTTTCTTCaaatcagccttaaaaaaaaaaaaatcacagaggaaGCAAAGTGTGAATTAAGTGAAATCCCCTGTGGAAATGCGCAGAGCCTGGGAGGGAGGCCCTGGTTTCTTGATCAGATCCGTCAGCTACTTCCTCGGAAACTCGAGCCCCGAGGGCCAGAGGACACAGAGGAAGACTGGAAGACTGGGAGGttctagaacagagcctggcgcTCCTGAACTGCAGTCAAATTTACTGACCTCGGAATTGGAACTCAGGGTCTAAGAAAAGACACAGTTGTGTGATTTATGACATTTGTTAAGAGGAAAGTTTGACAATGACTCAGCATGAGTCAGACCTAACTGTCTGCGTTCAGACTGCCCCGGAGCATCCTGGGTACCTCCCGCCGTGTCTGTCAACTCTGAGTGGCGGGCCAGGGAGCAGGGTCTGTGGGGAGGGCATCTGCGGAATCCCCTAAGTATCCAGGGTCACGGGGGCCACCGGGAGGCAGGATGTAGACCTCACCCCCACGCAGTCGGAGGAGCGACTTGGCGAATGACTTCTGGGTAACGGGCACCCCTTAAGAAAATCTGCCCCAGGGCAGAGGAGgcgccccctccctggccccccacccGCTTCCTTCAACCCCCGTCCCCTGCCTCCAGCTTTGCCCTTCTGCTCGACTCCCAGGCAGGACACAAATTACGTACTGAGACAAATACGGTTTATTTatcaaaatgagaacaaaatccCCGTAACTCTGCAAGATCGAGTTACATCACCAAAGTCGTGTGTCCGGTGGACTAAGTGCCGGCAACACTTAGTGCAAGAGTCAAGACAGCCAGGCAGGTTTCACAATCCAGAGTGTTCTGTGCTTCTGGCCGCTCAGTAGTAGTTCTTCAGGAGAGACAACACCTTACACATCTTTCCTGTAACTTCCAGAAAGGTCAGCCAGCCAGACTTGGGTTCGAACTTCCTTACAAAGCCGTTTTCCTGTTGGagaataaatttcacattttaaaaacaaagggcGACAGTTTACTGGGATGGAGAGCAAAGGACCCCCACTTAACAGGCAGCTCCTTGGTCACCTCTGCGCCCGCACTGGCGTCGCTCCGTCCACCGCATCACCGCCCCGCAGCCCTGCTCCGGGCCTCTCCGGGGCAGCGCTGACCAACAGAGGTACGGTGAGAGCCACAGAGGGAAGTTTAAGGTTCCACCGgccacattttttaatttttaatttttaattttctgtttaagtttatttctttattttaagagagagagagagagagtgagcaggggaagggcagagagagggagagagagaatctcaagcgggttccgcactgtcggcacagagtctgatgtggggctcgaacccacagacagcgagatggtgacctgagccaaaatcaagagtggggcactccacggactgagccacccaggtgcccctagccacactttttacttttttagttaaaatgttgattcatttcaaatgtttatttatttttgagagagagagagacagagcatgagcatgggaggggcagagacagagggagacacgggatcagaggcaggatccaggctctgaggtgtccgcacagagcccgacgcggggctcggacccatgaacagtgagatcatgacttgagcccaagtcggacgctcaactgactgagccccccagacgccccacccctccccccgccacatcttttaaagtaagagaaaatacgtaaaattaatttaaaaaatagatttaattcaTCTAAAATACTATGATTTCAGTATGTAATCAGTATGAAAATTCTTGAgctattttatatcttttgtacCAAAACTTTGCAATTTGCCATGCGTTTTGTACTCACAAGCCGTCTGCACTGAGACCAGCCACGTTGTGAGTGCTCACGGCCATAGGTGCCtcgtggctaccatactggacgcACAGCTCTGGAGGAaggtctcattttttcccctctttttcaaTTGTCTGGTGTTGCGATGTGCCTGTATGTTTGTAAGCGGTACTGTGCAGAGTCAGGAGGACCCACAATAAAGCCAGAGTCAGTCGGTGCCTCTGAGCCTGTGACAAGGTGGTTTCCTGAGCACGGCCAGCGCACAGACAGCGGTCAAGGGGATTTTCCATCCGAAGGATTGCCCAAGAAAACCAGGATTCATTCTCTTTTTGATCGTGGTTTTAAAACAATAGAGTGTGAAGTGCCCACTGTAATTCATGACCTATCATTACAGGGCATCCTTACGGCAAAACACCTCTGACATCGCCCAGCCTAATGCCCTCTGTTATCCTGACAGATGCGAAAAAAGTAAGCTACCTAAAGTTACCTGACTTCCTAGCGCCTGGGCCCGTATGGGAACGCCAACGCTGTTCTTTCGTTCTGCAAGCGTCCAAACAATCACCCAAAGGATTAGAAAATTGtcggaatgattttttttaaatgttcgtcTAGTGAACATTTGCTCTGCCTCcggcaggttccaggttctgggGTGACAACTGCCTGCTAGCAGCTCGGAGCCCAGGTGACTCCACTTTGGGGCTGGAAGAGACCTGTTATCCGGCGCCCGGGGCCTCTTCCTGAGCACGGCCAGTGCACAGATGGCGGTCAAGGGGATTTTCCATCCGAAGGGTTGCCCAAGAAAGCCGGCTTCTGTCCCCATAGTGTCAAGTACAGAGTTGCAGAATCATGCCCAGCACACGCTGTCACGGCCTAACGGAGGGAACAGgctgctccttctctccccttcctccccctccgccTTTGCACACGCACACGCCTCCCTTCCCAGGATCTTCGTAACCCTCAGCAACGAGGCACTCTCCAACGACCGCTTTTGCTAGGACAGTGGTCACTGTTTGGCACGTAGCATATCATCTGACATACACTCAACTTCTCAGCTAAAGAGcgtgaaaaaaaggaataactgaCAAATCCAGCTAGAAGATTAGaggttggggcgcttgggtggctcagtcagtcgaatgtctgacttgggctcaggtcatgatctcacagttcgtgggcccgagccccgcgtcgggctctgggctgacagctcagagcctggaacctgcctcagattctgtgtcttcctctctctctgcccctcctctactcgtgctctgtctctctatcaacaataaataagcattaaaaaaaaaagattagaggttttttagccataaaaagctaaaattaaaagaaggagagaattcacagtagctaaaacatggaagcaaccccagCACCCCTCAGCTGAGGAATGGGTCACCGAAACGTGGTCTATACATACaccagaatactactcagccttcaaaaggaaggaCGTTCTGACACCTgccacaacgtggatgaaccttcaGGACACGAGGCTCAGTGAGCTAAGCAAGTCAcgagaagacaaatactgtttaaCCCCATCTACACAAAGTGGTCACAACAGTCAAACCCATAGACAGAAAGTAGGGTGGTGGTTACCACGATCCGGGGTCGGGGGGTGCAGAGTCCTGGGGGTGGATCCTGGTGACGTCCCACAACAGTGCGACTATTTAATACTGTTGATGTGCATGCTTAGAAATGGTTAAGCCCGTACCTTTTACGTTACGTGTattttaacagaataaaaaaaataaaaaaacaaaaaaaaaaacaaaaacagaaaagaactgaccaggaaaatatttacatttatcatGAAAGGGCTCATTCAAGGGTAAGAGACTCATCATCGAGCCCCTAAGAGTTGAGAAGACAAGGGCTGTTGAAAGTAGAAACACGAATCACGCACAAGGGTGTGGGGGAAAATTCAACATTACCGGCAGTTAAAGAATTCACACTGTAATACGGTCTTACTGATTTTTAGACCTGTTAAGTTGACCTTGTTATTTTGAGTCTTGTGAaatcccccaaattatttttactgGTCCTGCCCCCTGGCTGGTGGGGTTGTTGGGTCGTCCCTCCATTGATAGAGCGCTTTTGGGAGGCAGTATGCATTCTGGGAGCAGTGCGATGGGCCATCCATCATTCGACACCGATCAAGAAGCGGCCTGCTCAGCGATGGGGCGGAAAACCCACCCGGGGCCAGTCTTGAAACATTGTTTCCAAGAAGGAAGACAACCCAGATGTCTAACAATTCGGAACCGGTAAAGTAATTGTGACGCATAAAATTGAGATATTCTGTAGACGTTACAAGTGTTGGTGTGCAATACATTAGGCAGGTGATCTCAAAGGAGAAAACTCACGTTCCTCAGTCGTCGTTGCACAGGACATACGCACGCAGATGGTTACAGTGGCGGGAGAGACGTTTCctctttcaaaaacatatttccaggggcgcctgggtggcgcagtcggttaagcgtccgacttcagccaggtcacgatctcacggtccgtgagttcgagccccgcgtcaggctctgggctgatggctcagagcctggagcctgtttccgattctgtgtctccctgtctctctgccccttccccgttcatgctctgtctctctctgtcccaaaaataaatataaacgttgaaaaaaacatatttccagTGACACTATTTGCATCTTAAAACCATTATATGAAACTAGAGAAACGGATTCGATATCTTGTCCGTAACGTGGGAATAAAGAAGGAGCACACACATCTGGTTCTTTCCAGGAATGGTTCGTTAGATTCAGGTACCGTGGCTTCAGAAAAGCCGAAGCCGTAAAATAACGCTCTGCATCAATAATGCAAAGAACCCCGGATCCTCAGAATGTTTGACATCTAGGAAGACACCAACGTTATCCCCGCGTTTCCCTGGCGATTATTCACTACGTGTACTCATCCGACAAACGTTTACTGAGCTTCGGCCACATGCCGGGTGCTGTTTGAAGCGCTGGAAACAAACTGGTGAACTAAACACGCAGGACCCCTGGCCTCACGAAGCTTGAGTTCtggtcacagagaaagacaaggaatGGATAAGCAGTTACGAGGGAGTCAAGCAGGGTACAGGATAGAGTGGTGGTGCCATCAGAGACAGTACGGCTAGGGAAGACTCCCCGAGGAGGGCAACCGTGGCACGGACCCCTGGGAAGGGCAGCGGGGCCGATGCAGACCCCTGGTGATTCCAGGCAGCGgccacagcaagtgcaaaggccctgagggcGGAGTGTGATTGGCTTATCCAGGGAGGCTGGAGCTATGAAGCAAAGGAAAGACTCACAGGAAGTGGGGTTGGCTGGGGATTTAGGGCCAGACCAGGTAGGGCTCTGACTACAGCAGTCagaacgtttattttatttttgctcccGGGCGAAGGGGCGTTTGGGAGGGTTCCGATTAGGCCAGGACGTGAGAGAATTCACGTCGTCCagagatcactctggctgctgtgtggggaACAGACTGTAGCAGGGCAAGGATGGAAACCGGTAAGAGGTTACGGCCGGCGTCAGACGAAGGAGGACGCGTCCCGGATGGGCTGGGTGCATGACCGACCGACAGGACTGGCTTGTGCCCCGGACGTAGGGtgtgagggagaggggtggagagggacacCCCAGTTAGAGCGCGTTCCCGAAGGGCccaaggtgtgggggaggggggctggatttccgtctttcttttcattcaatgACTTTCAATCTCAAGTCAAAATTGGAGAGAAATATCAGGAGAACTTGGCCCCCAAATCTAACAAAGCAGAGGATGTGAGAGACTCATGGAGGTTCTGTCCCCTCGCTGCTTGTGCTTCACACCTCGGAAGCGCCTCTGCCAGCCGGGCACCCAGCCACGCGGGCACGAGTCTCCGTGTGTCCTTCTGTTTGGCGCAAAAAGACCATCCTTCAGAGCAGGAAGATCATAAACAACCgtaaccaagcaaacaaaaacggCTCGTCTCGCCCCTTCTGACTCTTGCGGTTGCTTGGGAAGTACCAGTGCTGACTGTGCGTCCCCCTCTTGAAAGGGGCTTTCTTTCCGTGTTAGGGTGGTTTTCCGAATTACACAGTGAAGCCTCTTGAAATTCATAGCTGGTCCTAGCGATACGCTggtcttccttttcccttcaggGCATCTGGTTTAGATGGCGACTAACATCCAACCCTCGCTGGTATAACTTGGGAGGACTGACCCTGGTCAATCGGGGAAGTTTGACGATACTACCGCTAACAATAACCCTAAACTCGTACTGAGTGCTTATGCCAGGTGCTTCGTGTGTAACAGTAACTGATTTAATCGTCACGCCGGGTCCTGGGAGGAGGAAGCATTATTCTCCCTGTTCAGCAGACGAGGAAACAAGGTTCCGAGTAGTAGCCTGTGGATGTCCCACGGGCACTGAATGACCCCAGAAGCCAGCCCAGAACCGTGTGACCCACAGTCGGTGCTCATACTATCCAAGCGGCCGACATACTGCCTTCCTGACCCAAAAGTTTTCATAACGTGTCTAATCGTACTTGCGAAGTACTTAGATCATAGTAGTTCTCTGGTTGTGCGCTAACTGACCTTCTCATCTTTCGTGATGCACGCGCATTTCTCATTTGGAGCCGGTGACAGCAGACAGGACCAGAGGCCCCGAGCTTTCCGGACGGTCATGTCTGACCGATTTTCACGGTTCGGGAAATCTCAACTGTAGTGCAGCCATCTGCCCCGAGATGAACCCTCACAAGTACGTTTACTTGTGTCAGCCCACCGTGCTAACGTGTTCGGACTCAAATCCTGATTCCTCCACGCAACCCGTGTCTCGTGTGGGCCGAAAAGGAGCGCGCTTTCAGGAGCGCGTCCGTCACGTCTACGAGCGAAGCTGTCCAGGTGTGAAAGTCCGGTGCTTCAAGCCTACCTACACCCAAGGACCCCGTGAAGGCTGAGTGTGTGCGTGggcatgcgtgtgtatgtgtacgtCCACTCGGGAAGGCTTCACCCTGCCGCGCGCACAATTACACCAGGCCACCCCCTGAAAGATGAGTCCGCTTCCGGAGACTCTCAGAGACCATCCCATCGCCCGGCCAAGGGCTCCACGAGCTCACTAAACACTGCTAACTCGTTAGATTTCGAGTAACTTTCATCACAACGTATGTGCTGCAGGTACCATGTGGGGTGCCGGGACACAGGGCCCGCGGAGAGCTGCGAACTGAATTCCTCTGCACCGGAGGAGTTTTGCTTTCGCTGGAAACCTCCGTGGCACGGTGGGAATTCCCACCCGTCGCCCACAgctgagaggaagagagcaagacccaccccgccccccgcccccgcccccgccatgcTTCATCCAGCCCCGAGTCAGTCTGAGTCAGGGGGGGACTGAGTGCGGGATGCCCCATCATGACACCGGAAAGCCTTAAACAAGATGCAGGGGACATCCCGTAAAATGTGACTGCATCAAAATTTAGAACATTTGTaataaccaggggcacctggccagctcagtcggtggagcgtgcgactcttgatctcagggttgtgagttcgagccccacgttgggtgtagagagtacttaaaaataaaatcgttaaaaaataaataaataaaaaataaaaataaaacataataaccaAAGACAGCTAtaattttctttagagagagagagagagagagagggcacaagtgaggggcagagaaagagagaatcccaggaggggcagagaaagagagagagagagagagagacagacagagagagagagagaatgagtgggggaggggcagagagagagggagacacagaatccaaagcaggctccaggctccgaactgtcagcacagagccggacgcggggctcgaactcacgaacagtgaggtcatgcccagagctgaagtcggttgcctaaccaactgagccacccaggtgtccctgattaCATTTTCTTAACCCAGTGGATTGGGGAAATTAGGACAGGCTGCCGCGACCGAACACTGGTCAGCTGGTTGGGGGGGCCCTTAGCAGAGCCCCCCTGGAGGGCAAGGATCAAGTACGTCAAAAAAATGCACATGTACCAGGACCCAGCAATTTGATATTCCACAAGGGAGTGCATGGATAGAGATTCTGTGATGTGTTGTTGTGATTGCAAACTGGAAATAACTGAAATATCCATCAGCCAGAGACGGCCAGACGTTCAACAGCATTTACATACAACAGCATAGATgtagggctctttttttttttttttctgtagtattctttcaaataatattttaaaggccCTTGGGTGAAAAATAAACCTGGAATAAGTGCCACGtagtatttatatgtataaaaattttttacaaaacagTAGTGTGTATATTTTCTATAGAGTTATTCAATAGGCAAGATTTGCATGTAAAATAATTGCTAAGAATGCATACCTCCcctctggggagaggaggggctaGGACGGGGGGTTGGAAAGACAATCCACGGAGCCGTAAGTAGTTTCAGAAAGTCAGTTGTtaaggagcacctgagtggctcagtcggttaagcgtccgacttcggctcgggtcatgatctcacggtttgtgggttcaagccccgcgtcgggctctgtgctgacagctccgagcctggagcctgcttcagactctgtgtctccctctctctgtgcccctcccccgctcattctctctctctctctctctctctctctctctctctctctctctttctctctctcaaaaataaataaaaattaaaaaaataaagtttaaaaaataagtcagtgTTAAGGGTACTGGGGTAAAAAGACAAGCATGAACATCCAGCCGTGGAAAGCCCCTCATCAGTGCCTTCTAACagagcccctccaccccccagtcTGGGCTTTCTGAGGCTTTGATAATAAAGTGAATTGTTATGTGGAAATTCTTCTATGAAGCTTCTTGCTTCATAGcacgttattattattatttttagtcaaCAGGCTTTAACAGCCGGAATTTGTTATGttgggaaattgaaaaaaaaaagaaaagaaaaagaaaatcagtttgtAAACAATGAACTTGCAAAAATGTACCCGTCTTTTGCAAAATAGTAAATACCCAAGTATAACAGCATCTGATTCCACCTCCTTCTGTGCTAATTGTACGTTGTCATGACAGCCTGGCCACAGCCAAGTCCTCCGCTGGGCACTGCGCCTCTGACAGGTGCCCTGGGGAGACGGCTCTCATGCTCCCAAATCTTACCCCCACTCGTAAGGCCTTTAGGAGTCAAAGCTGGAACCGCATGTGTTTTCCAGCTAGAAAGTTCTAGGATTCACTGGAAAGGAGCCAGAAATGTCTTCTTATTATAAAATGAGaagcttcaggggcacctgggcggcccagtcagttaggcgtccacctttcatgagatcgagccccgagcgGGGCTctgactgacagcacagagcctgcttgggattctgtctcttcttctctctctgccccccgcccccaaataaataaataagctttttaataaaaacgagaatctttaaaaataaaccaccTGAAGAAAACAGTAGTTTTTCTTTAACTGGGGAGAAACCGTCAGTTCCTAGTTCAAAGGTAAGAACAACGAGAAAAATCCCACGGCACATACCCAGCCTCCGTTTTGCCGGATCCATTCTCCCGTGTGTTTCGTGATGAACTCGGCAACAAAGTAGGACACCTTAAACGCATCCGCGTCTGGGACGATCCGCTCCTGGAGAAGCTTCTTGATGAGGATGCCCTCAAACGCAAATATAGTCACAATCCTGCCCCAGTTAATGATGCCGTCTTCAAATTCCTTTTCCATCACTTGGTGGAATATCGTCCTGGCCGTGTCTACCGACACTACGTGCAAGTTGTCCAGGCACGGCTTCAActtcttctccacctccccctGGACCGAGAAGGCCACGTCTTGTAGCACTTGGGATACTCTGCTCGGGTGGGACCTGAGCTGGGGCCCCTGCAGAACGTGCTTCGTATAGTCCCGGGCCAGCGCGAGAACGTACCCAAACTCGCCGTCAGCCATCCTCTGCCCGCTGCGCAGCCCCGTCTGGAGCCTGCTCTCGGGGAGGCGGCGAGGTGACGGCAGGTGAAGGCTCGCGGCCCCCGGCGGGGTGTGACGCACGGCGACGCGTGGAGGCTGGGGAAATTTCCTTTTGCATCACCGGGCGGTATCCTTCCTCCCAGTCACTCGGCCTGGGCCGGGTGTGAAAGAGAAAGTTGACAGCGCGAAGGAGGAAAACGGTTCAGCGAGAGCCCACTTCCTCAAACCGTGAGCGGTGGATGCAGGCGCTCAAATGTCTCCtgtgggaggatgtggagaagccgGAGCGCTCCCACGCGGCTGGTGGGCAGGCGGGGCGGCGGCCCCCGCGAGAACTCGGCCGTTCCTCGGACGGTCGCGCGTGGGATTGCCAGACGGCTCAGCAGCTCCACTGCGGAGCTCGCCCCTGGTCTGAAAACAGGAGCCCACACCCTCGCACGCG
This window harbors:
- the BCL2A1 gene encoding bcl-2-related protein A1, yielding MADGEFGYVLALARDYTKHVLQGPQLRSHPSRVSQVLQDVAFSVQGEVEKKLKPCLDNLHVVSVDTARTIFHQVMEKEFEDGIINWGRIVTIFAFEGILIKKLLQERIVPDADAFKVSYFVAEFITKHTGEWIRQNGGWENGFVRKFEPKSGWLTFLEVTGKMCKVLSLLKNYY